One genomic region from Branchiostoma lanceolatum isolate klBraLanc5 chromosome 7, klBraLanc5.hap2, whole genome shotgun sequence encodes:
- the LOC136438067 gene encoding NFX1-type zinc finger-containing protein 1-like has protein sequence MDRGRGLGYRGRGRGRGNSGGRGGQCGGGRGRGGGDQQERNGQGPTDVDSDGRRDWVIRPIGYRRLQELCEKDPKEIVLTLVERSSGCQELLDETFVRTDLMALLLRVLARACDCSFFPENTKKLIVMVRDSEFLAQALTRYFDGMPTAMSDHRKLDFREPIKHALRLFRELLDRSPRSYRQVVAPVAALRATVNTLRAVDDDVDGELEEVESRIQRRGARRRRDDYGTLATRLGRQLRLETPPDNFRELSVIPTFEDIHTDKEPFLRPNIVRGRYADVDTYLDVQFRLLREDFLRPLREGIMDMIRRGLDPGGRLQDIRVYHDVHVVYPTYTHQGIVYRIQFDSSRLKGVKWRISKRLIYGSLVCLTKDKFRTMYFATVVNSEPAQLELGWLEVRFEDDTLDVLGISPMDTFIMIEPTAFFEAYRHVLKGLQEIQQNTMPFTKYIVNCDCANGVDPPAYLWRNTAYDLSDVVGKAHSSRVRSVPVLRDDLWPLAKDMDFDESQYRAFKLGLTKEFAVIQGPPGTGKTYIGLKIIQVLLKNSHKWRGLQGGLGMTRRAARPILVVCYTNHALDQFLEGIAESYPEDIVRVGGQSKSDKLEQFKLKNIRQKMRKGKSVPGYIHKGAADATREMKRLQDEMDKYLDKLKATQRGLLPEQILMDLMDQHHRTSLMRECPMANEDKWMTGGRKRESVTVEWLGLGRHVMVEVNEQDNDTQAEEEEEEEEEEEEEEEETADFMDESKEQRLLDDDELLYGRGNIGKPKRTISVDLALDLENVQIKEHPNENQGGWQVQINKKKRGNLLKRELGKTEMMTYEEVQRVRNVWTLQLRDRWRLYRYWVAKYYALHKKSISAYADQYNDVARRLEEFRTEEDRRILDEACVIGMTTTGAAKYRSILQDIQPAVIIVEEAAEVLEAHIVTTLSQQCQHLILIGDHQQLRPNPTVYQLATNYNMDISLFERMVNNGMQCQRLQSQHRMRPEFARLLTPHIYKSLDNHESVLNYENIKGASSNMFFVDHRYLEAHNTDTKSKSNVHEAQFMASFCRYLLQQGYSPSQITILTTYSGQLSNFKKVMNFKIFKGVRVCTVDNFQGEESDIILLSLVRSNKEDVLGFLKVHNRVCVALSRAKKGFYAIGNLKMLAKASTLWTKIVRELQKQGSVGPNLTLSCQNHPDNRILVSTSDDFKKAPGGGCMQPCGFRLRCGHICGMSCHLPDPEHEKYRCKKPCGKVLCALGHKCQRLCYQECGECEVLVEKIFPRCQHKQKIPCNQASGSLRCQMPCERALPCGHSCKNKCSQKCSMPCMEMVPHQFPCGHTTQAVCSGKEESLVCDNPCRQLLKCGHRCSGTCSRCKQRKLHQQCIHPCKRVLVCSHPCSAACGKPCVPCQKTCEWRCKHYKCCKPCGEPCDRPRCDRPCRKTRRCDKCKKDQPCIGMCGETCPKKCRVCDRKELTETFFGREDEDDARFVQLEDCGHVIEVKGLDQWMDMADKNTILKTCPRCKTPIRRNLRYGNIIKKTLAMIEIVKKQQYVPGAQREVPVSNCKLLSMLIELRTDVDLRRYCTMSSIDLRQQVASSKFQEESGKCLSSQDQVAMFEKKVLFLKKIARRKKDMTSNLSVLKDKRHITELERELAEMEERLLRLTAHVREQEWEEFGREMIRLKFLLRLRILQAEIRKKGISLDDLDRANLDRAERWLSGVTPFTENVEAVVRKALKPIKALILQGPALQGTAAMSAGASGRGQPQASARPVGTEDVRRETRRLTRSYLKNYHLMEFDD, from the exons ATGGACAGAGGGAGGGGGCTCGGCTACCGAGGGCGTGGCCGCGGACGCGGCAACTCTGGCGGGAGGGGTGGACAGTGTGGTGGAGGGAGGGGCAGAGGAGGTGGCGATCAGCAGGAGAG AAATGGGCAGGGACCGACCGATGTTGACTCCGACGGACGGCGGGACTGGGTCATCAGACCAATCGGGTACCGGAGGCTTCAGGAACTGTGTGAGAAGGACCCAAAAGAG ATCGTCCTGACGTTGGTGGAGCGGTCAAGCGGGTGTCAGGAACTGCTAGACGAGACCTTCGTCAGAACCGACCTGATGGCATTACTACTCCGTGTCCTTGCACGAGCGTGCGACTGTTCTTTTTTTCCTg AAAACACCAAGAAGCTTATTGTGATGGTACGTGACTCAGAGTTTCTGGCCCAGGCTCTCACAAGGTACTTCGACGGAATGCCGACAGCTATGTCAGACCACCGCAAGCTTGATTTCAGAGAACCGATCAAACATGCACTCCGATTGTTCCGTGAGCTCCTGGACAGGTCACCCAGATCTTACAGACAG GTAGTGGCACCTGTGGCAGCGTTAAGAGCTACCGTTAACACTTTAAGAGCAGTAGACGACGACGTTGACGGAGAGTTGGAGGAGGTTGAATCGCGCATACAGCGCAGAGGAGCGAGACGACGCAGAGACGACTACGGAACGCTTGCCACGCGCTTGGGCCGACAACTTCGGCTCGAGACGCCTCCAGACAATTTCAGGGAACTGTCGGTCATCCCAACTTTCGAAGACATCCACACAGACAAGGAACCATTTCTTCGTCCCAACATCGTCCGTGGCCGCTACGCAGACGTGGACACGTATCTGGATGTCCAGTTCAGGCTGCTACGAGAAGATTTCCTTAGACCATTACGAGAGGGTATTATGGACATGATCAGACGTGGATTGGACCCTGGAGGAAGGCTGCAAGACATCCGTGTCTACCATGACGTTCACGTGGTCTACCCTACCTACACCCATCAAGGTATCGTCTACAGGATACAGTTCGACAGCAGTAGGCTCAAAGGAGTAAAATGGCGAATCTCAAAGCGGCTGATCTACGGGTCCCTTGTCTGCCTCACCAAAGACAAATTTCGGACCATGTACTTTGCGACGGTCGTCAACAGCGAGCCGGCACAGCTTGAACTGGGCTGGTTGGAAGTTCGATTCGAGGATGACACATTGGATGTGTTAGGCATAAGCCCAATGGACACGTTCATCATGATTGAGCCAACGGCCTTCTTCGAAGCGTACAGACACGTCCTGAAAGGTCTTCAAGAGATTCAGCAGAACACAATGCCGTTCACCAAGTACATCGTGAACTGCGACTGTGCCAACGGCGTGGATCCTCCAGCTTATCTTTGGAGAAATACCGCGTACGACCTATCGGATGTTGTTGGAAAGGCACACAGCAGCCGTGTTCGTTCAGTTCCGGTCCTTCGGGATGACCTATGGCCGTTGGCTAAAGATATGGATTTTGACGAGTCGCAGTACCGCGCTTTCAAGTTGGGACTGACAAAAGAGTTCGCAGTCATCCAAGGACCGCCAGGAACTGGAAAGACCTACATTGGACTCAAGATTATCCAAGTTCTGCTGAAAAATAGCCATAAGTGGCGAGGACTCCAAGGAGGTCTAGGAATGACGAGAAGAGCGGCCAGGCCCATCCTTGTGGTCTGCTACACAAATCATGCCCTTGACCAATTTCTCGAAGGTATAGCAGAGTCTTACCCTGAGGATATCGTAAGAGTGGGAGGGCAAAGCAAGAGTGATAAGCTGGAACAGTTCAAACTAAAAAATATCAGGCAAAAAATGCGCAAGGGCAAATCCGTTCCGGGGTACATTCACAAGGGGGCTGCTGATGCAACCCGAGAAATGAAACGCCTTCAGGATGAGATGGATAAGTATCTAGATAAGTTAAAGGCAACACAAAGAGGACTCCTTCCTGAACAAATTTTGATGGACTTAATGGACCAACACCACAGGACAAGCTTGATGCGAGAGTGTCCCATGGCAAACGAGGACAAATGGATGACTGGTGGAAGAAAAAGGGAATCTGTGACAGTTGAATGGCTAGGGCTTGGAAGACACGTCATGGTCGAAGTAAACGAGCAAGACAATGATACCCAAgcagaggaagaggaggaagaggaggaggaagaggaggaagaggaggaagagacgGCAGACTTTATGGACGAATCAAAAGAACAGAGGCTACTCGACGACGATGAACTGCTGTACGGACGTGGTAACATAGGAAAGCCCAAGAGAACCATCAGCGTAGACCTGGCCTTAGACCTCGAGAATGTGCAAATCAAAGAGCATCCGAATGAGAATCAAGGAGGATGGCAGGTTCAAATCAACAAGAAGAAGAGGGGAAACCTGCTAAAGCGTGAACTCGGCAAGACAGAGATGATGACTTACGAAGAAGTTCAACGAGTCCGAAACGTCTGGACGTTGCAGCTACGCGACCGATGGCGCCTCTATCGGTACTGGGTGGCCAAGTACTATGCATTGCACAAGAAGTCTATATCAGCATATGCAGACCAATACAATGACGTTGCCAGACGTCTAGAAGAGTTCAGAACTGAGGAAGATCGCAGGATTCTGGATGAGGCATGCGTCATCGGAATGACCACCACTGGCGCAGCCAAATACCGTTCAATTCTGCAAGACATTCAGCCTGCAGTCATCATTGTAGAGGAGGCAGCAGAGGTCCTGGAGGCCCACATCGTCACAACATTGTCTCAGCAGTGCCAACATCTCATCCTCATCGGGGACCACCAACAGCTCCGCCCCAATCCAACCGTCTACCAACTGGCGACGAACTACAACATGGATATCTCCCTGTTTGAGCGTATGGTAAACAATGGCATGCAGTGCCAGCGGCTTCAGTCACAGCATCGCATGCGGCCAGAGTTCGCACGTCTCCTGACGCCGCACATCTACAAGTCGCTGGACAACCACGAATCGGTGCTAAACTACGAGAACATCAAAGGCGCCTCGTCCAACATGTTCTTTGTGGATCACAGATATTTGGAGGCACATAACACCGACACGAAGAGCAAGTCCAACGTACACGAGGCTCAATTCATGGCCAGCTTCTGCCGCTACCTTCTTCAGCAAGGGTACAGCCCGTCCCAGATCACTATCCTCACCACTTACTCGGGCCAACTCTCCAACTTCAAGAAGGTCATGaacttcaaaatcttcaaaggtgTTCGCGTCTGCACCGTGGACAACTTTCAGGGAGAAGAAAGTGACATCATCCTGCTATCACTGGTGCGGAGCAACAAGGAGGACGTCCTGGGCTTCCTTAAG GTTCACAACCGTGTTTGTGTTGCTCTTTCAAGAGCAAAGAAGGGCTTCTACGCTATTGGCAACCTGAAAATGCTGGCAAAGGCGAGCACACTATGGACCAAG ATTGTCAGGGAACTTCAAAAGCAAGGCAGCGTGGGTCCCAACCTGACGTTGAGCTGTCAAAATCACCCAGACAACAGGATCCTCGTGTCAACCAGCGACGACTTTAAGAAAGCACCAGGCGGAGGGTGTATGCAGCCGTGTGGCTTCAG GTTAAGATGTGGCCATATTTGTGGAATGAGCTGCCACCTACCAGACCCGGAACATGAAAAGTATCGGTGCAAAAAGCCCTGTGGCAAAGTCCTATGTGCCCTCGGACATAAATGCCAGAGGCTCTGCTACCAGGAATGTGGTGAGTGTGAAGTTTTGGTCGAAAAGATCTTCCCCAGATGTCAACACAAGCAGAAGATTCCATGCAATCAGGCATCCGGCTCATTGCGGTGTCAGATGCCGTGTGAGAGGGCTCTTCCTTGTGGACACAGTTGCAAGAACAAGTGTAGTCAAAAGTGCAGCATGCCTTGTATGGAAATGGTACCACATCAGTTCCCCTGTGGCCATACCACTCAGGCAGTCTGCTCGGGTAAAGAAGAGAGTCTGGTCTGTGACAATCCTTGTCGACAGCTGTTGAAGTGCGGACACCGATGTTCAGGTACATGCAGTCGTTGCAAACAAAGAAAGTTGCACCAACAGTGTATCCATCCATGTAAGCGGGTGCTCGTCTGCTCCCACCCGTGCTCGGCAGCTTGCGGAAAGCCATGTGTCCCGTGCCAGAAGACCTGCGAGTGGAGATGCAAGCATTACAAGTGTTGCAAGCCCTGTGGTGAACCTTGCGATCGTCCTCGATGTGACCGTCCATGCCGGAAGACCCGACGCTGTGACAAGTGCAAGAAAGACCAGCCATGTATCGGTATGTGTGGGGAAACATGTCCGAAAAAGTGCCGCGTTTGTGATCGTAAGGAGTTGACAGAGACCTTCTTCGGAAGGGAAGATGAAGACGACGCCCGATTCGTGCAGTTGGAGGACTGCGGTCACGTGATAGAGGTCAAAGGGCTGGACCAGTGGATGGACATGGCCGACAAAAACACCATACTGAAAACCTGCCCAAGATGTAAGACACCAATCCGACGCAACCTGCGCTACGGAAATATTATCAAGAAGACGCTGGCAATGATCGAGATTGTAAAAAAGCAGCAGTACGTTCCAGGGGCACAAAGAGAAGTCCCTGTCAGTAATTGCAAGCTATTGTCGATGTTAATTGAGCTCAGAACTGATGTCGATCTGCGACGGTATTGCACTATGTCTTCAATTGATCTCCGTCAGCAAGTGGCAAGCAGCAAGTTTCAAGAAGAAAGCGGCAAGTGTCTGTCTTCACAGGACCAGGTGGCCATGTTTGAGAAGAAAGTCCTTTTCCTGAAGAAAATTGCGAGACGTAAGAAAGATATGACGAGTAACCTGTCCGTCCTTAAAGACAAGCGCCATATCACGGAGTTGGAAAGGGAACTTGCTGAAATGGAGGAGCGGCTGCTTCGTCTAACGGCCCATGTGAGGGAACAG GAGTGGGAGGAGTTCGGGAGAGAGATGATACGACTGAAATTTCTCCTGAGGCTCCGCATCCTTCAGGCGGAGATCCGGAAGAAGGGAATCAGCCTGGACGACCTGGACAGAGCAAACCTTGACAGAGCAGAACGATGGCTTTCTGGGGTCACACCTTTCACGGAGAACGTGGAGGCAGTGGTCAGGAAAGCCCTGAAGCCTATCAAGGCCCTAATCCTGCAAGGCCCTGCACTGCAGGGTACCGCGGCAAT GAGTGCTGGTGCTAGCGGGAGAGGGCAGCCACAGGCTTCGGCCAGACCGGTTGGCACCGAAGACGTACGGAGAGAGACACGTCGCCTGACCCGATCCTACCTGAAGAACTACCACTTAATGGAATTCGACGACTAG
- the LOC136438066 gene encoding NFX1-type zinc finger-containing protein 1-like yields the protein MTRLNFLLKLRVLQAQIRKKGINLDDLAKANLASAKRMLTDFGPFTANREELVKQAIDKVKQLTPGLAGAVLGISGEERVQVVRAMGLTQGHWFMCSNGHVFPVGDYGGATMEIICPACQ from the exons ATGACCCGATTGAACTTTCTCCTGAAGCTCCGCGTCCTGCAGGCGCAGATACGGAAGAAGGGAATCAACCTGGACGACCTGGCCAAGGCAAACCTCGCCAGTGCAAAACGCATGCTGACCGACTTCGGTCCTTTCACGGCGAACAGAGAGGAGCTTGTCAAGCAGGCCATAGACAAGGTCAAGCAGCTGACACCAGGCCTGGCGGGAGCCGTGCTCGGCATCTCCGGTGAGGAGCGGGTTCAGGTGGTCCGGGCCATGGGACTGACACAGGGACACTGGTTCATGTGTTCCAACGGACACGTGTTCCCAGTTGGAGACTATGGAGGAGCAACGATG GAAATCATATGCCCGGCGTGTCAGTGA
- the LOC136438065 gene encoding NFX1-type zinc finger-containing protein 1-like produces the protein MENLRKGNISKDQAALQKLPPDDFRRLPVIPTYEDIHTDKEPFLRPNIVRGRYPDVDTYLDVQFRLLREDFIRPLREGIAEFLNMRRRGFDQEGRLQDIHVYHGVHVVYPTYAYSGIGYRIQFDSSRLKGVRWGYSKRLIYGSLVCLSNDEFRTMHFATVVNREPTQLELGWVDVRFEDDTLVVLGISPMDTFIMVESSAFFEAYRHVLKGLQEVQRNTMPFTKHIVDCDCADGVDPPEYLRGSFGDVTYDMSVVVENAHSSHVRSVPVLQDDLWPSAEDLDFDESQYRAFKLGLTKEFAVIQGPPGTGKTYIGLKIIQVLLKNSHHWRGLQGGLGMTRRAARPILVVCYTNHALDQFLEGIAESYPEGIVRVGGQSKSEKLKKFNLTNIRHRLREDEMVLGYIHRGAGDTTREMKRLQEEMDVYLDQLTATQRGLLPDHTLMYLMDQHHWDSLMQGWLIAHEDDDEWMTGEQKRGSVIIDWLGLGGYLLPDVDKQDHGTQADEEEEEKKDLLEEPEEQRLLDDDELLYGRQNKGKHNVKYKSLDLALDLVNTQMNDHSEGTGGWQVQVNKKKRRNKLKRELSKTEMMSHEEVQQVQNVWDLQPRDRWRLYRYWMAKYHEMYKESISEYVDQYEDVAKRLQEFRNEGDRRILEEAYVIGMTNTGAAKYRSILQDIQPAVVIVEEAAEVLEAHIVTTLSQHCQHLILIGDHQQLRPSPTVYQLAKKYNMDISLFERMINNGMQCQRLQSQHRMRPEFARLLTPHIYDTLDNHESVLNYENIKGVSSNIFFVDHSHLEVQDKEMKSRSNMHEAQFLASFCHYLLQQGYSASQITVLTTYTGQLFNFKNVMKEGVFEGVRVCTVDNFQGEENDIILLSLVRSNEEDIAGFLKVDNRVCVALSRAKKGFYAIGNLTMLAKASKLWDKIIQELREQGSVGTDLQLSCQNHPESKILASTNGDFRKAPNGGCMRPCAFRLQCGHVCGMRCHPTDPEHEEYMCLKPCVKLLCDLGHKCHKDCYENCGECEVLVEKTIPRCQHKQMMPCHKDPSAFQCQERCDKALCDLGHKCQRLCGQFCGDCEVLVEKTIPRCQHKQMMPCHKDPSAFQCQERCDKALCDLGHKCQRLCGQFCGDCEVLVEKTIPRCQHKQMMSCYKDPSTCQCQEPCDKVLCFLGHKCQRLCGQFCGDCEVLVEKTIPRCQHKQMMPCHEAPRSFWCQQPCIKVLCALGHKCQRLCYQICGNCEVLVEKTFPRCQHKRMMPCFKSPSAFQCREPCVKILCNLGHKCQRLCYQDCGECQVLVEKTVPRCRHKQMMPCYAAPSSFQCQMPCEKVLPCRHTCKNKCGQVCTCTEILTYHLTCGHAIQVVCKATEEDLVCNAPCGQLLKCGHPCAGTCDSCQEGMLHEPCRHPCNRVLVCSHRCSALCAENCPPCNKRCENRCVHTPCRKQCGEPCVPCQNPCEWRCRHHQCTKPCGEPCDRPRCDQPCPKIRRCRACQKCHRCIGMCGEPCPDKCRVCDREEVTRILFGTEDEPDAQFVLLEDCGHILEVRGMDEWMDRADENVQLKTCPECKTPIQHNVRYGNSIKRTRALTMVEEKTQRCDEDVQNAQRDLEAAAQRLKREFEVDADLDSYFTETSARISQQMTSRCKLSTEIVTMYENKFLFLKRLAKIKKGTGRELSVSGNESHIRELQREIANMEKWLLHPTSHVAEQVSPVLYALHSAKMNMLLSP, from the exons ATGGAAAACCTGCGCAAAGGTAACATTTCAAAAGACCAAGCCGCACTACAGAAGCTGCCTCCGGATGATTTTAGACGGCTGCCTGTCATACCAACTTACGAAGACATCCACACAGACAAGGAACCATTTCTTCGCCCGAACATCGTCCGTGGCCGCTACCCAGACGTGGACACGTATCTCGATGTCCAGTTCAGGCTGCTGCGAGAAGATTTCATACGGCCACTACGAGAGGGCATTGCCGAGTTCCTCAACATGCGCAGACGTGGATTTGACCAAGAAGGCAGGCTGCAAGACATCCATGTCTACCATGGCGTTCACGTAGTCTACCCCACCTACGCCTATAGTGGTATCGGCTACAGGATACAGTTCGACAGTAGTCGGCTCAAAGGGGTGAGATGGGGGTACTCAAAGCGGCTGATCTACGGATCCCTCGTCTGTCTGTCCAACGACGAGTTTAGGACCATGCACTTTGCTACGGTCGTAAACCGCGAGCCGACACAGCTTGAACTGGGTTGGGTGGATGTTCGATTCGAAGATGACACATTGGTTGTGTTAGGCATCAGCCCAATGGACACCTTCATTATGGTTGAGTCATCCGCATTCTTTGAAGCGTACCGACACGTCCTGAAAGGTCTTCAAGAGGTTCAGCGAAACACAATGCCATTCACCAAGCACATCGTGGACTGCGACTGTGCCGATGGGGTGGATCCACCAGAATATCTCAGGGGAAGCTTCGGGGATGTCACCTATGACATGTCAGTTGTTGTTGAAAACGCACACAGCAGCCATGTTCGTTCAGTTCCCGTCCTGCAAGATGATCTTTGGCCGTCAGCAGAAGATCTGGATTTTGACGAGTCGCAGTACCGCGCCTTTAAGTTGGGACTGACTAAAGAATTTGCCGTCATCCAAGGGCCGCCAGGAACGGGAAAGACCTACATTGGGCTAAAGATTATCCAAGTTCTGCTGAAAAACAGTCATCACTGGCGAGGACTCCAAGGAGGTCTAGGAATGACGAGAAGAGCGGCCAGGCCCATCCTTGTGGTCTGCTACACAAATCATGCCCTAGACCAATTTCTCGAAGGCATCGCAGAGTCCTACCCCGAGGGTATCGTCAGAGTTGGAGGGCAAAGCAAGAGTGAAAAACTGAAGAAATTCAATCTCACAAATATCAGGCACCGTTTACGCGAGGACGAAATGGTCCTTGGGTACATTCACAGGGGAGCTGGAGATACAACACGAGAAATGAAACGCCTTCAGGAGGAGATGGATGTGTATTTAGATCAGTTGACTGCAACGCAAAGAGGACTTCTTCCCGACCACACCCTGATGTACTTAATGGACCAACACCACTGGGACAGCTTGATGCAGGGATGGCTCATTGCACACGAGGACGATGACGAGTGGATGACTGGTGAACAGAAAAGGGGATCTGTAATAATAGACTGGCTTGGTCTTGGAGGATATCTCTTGCCCGACGTAGACAAGCAAGACCATGGTACCCAAGCAGAcgaagaggaggaagagaagaaagacTTACTGGAAGAACCAGAAGAACAGCGGCTGCTCGATGATGATGAACTGTTGTACGGTCGTCAGAACAAGGGAAAGCACAACGTTAAATACAAGAGTCTAGATCTGGCCTTAGACCTCGTGAACACGCAAATGAATGATCATTCAGAGGGTACGGGAGGGTGGCAGGTTCAAGTCaataagaagaaaagaagaaacaagCTAAAGCGCGAACTCAGCAAGACGGAAATGATGAGCCACGAAGAAGTTCAACAAGTTCAAAACGTCTGGGATTTGCAGCCACGAGACCGATGGCGGCTCTATCGTTACTGGATGGCCAAGTACCATGAAATGTACAAGGAATCTATATCAGAGTATGTAGACCAATACGAGGACGTTGCTAAACGTCTACAAGAGTTCAGAAATGAGGGAGATCGCAGGATTTTGGAGGAAGCATACGTCATCGGAATGACCAACACTGGTGCGGCCAAATATCGCTCAATCCTGCAAGACATTCAACCTGCAGTCGTCATTGTAGAGGAGGCAGCAGAGGTTCTGGAGGCCCACATCGTCACAACGCTGTCTCAACACTGCCAACATCTCATCCTCATCGGGGACCACCAACAGCTCCGTCCCAGCCCAACCGTCTACCAACTGGCAAAGAAATACAACATGGATATCTCCCTGTTTGAGCGTATGATAAACAATGGCATGCAGTGCCAGCGGCTTCAGTCACAGCATCGCATGCGGCCAGAGTTCGCACGTCTCCTGACGCCGCACATCTACGACACGCTGGACAACCACGAATCGGTGCTCAACTACGAGAACATCAAGGGCGTCTCGTCCAACATCTTCTTTGTAGATCACAGTCACCTGGAAGTGCAAGACAAAGAGATGAAGAGCAGGTCCAACATGCACGAGGCTCAATTCTTAGCCAGCTTCTGCCACTACCTTCTTCAACAAGGGTACAGCGCGTCCCAGATCACCGTCCTCACCACGTACACGGGCCAactcttcaacttcaagaaCGTCATGAAGGAAGGGGTCTTCGAGGGTGTGCGCGTCTGCACCGTGGACAACTTTCAGGGAGAAGAGAATGACATCATCCTGTTGTCACTGGTGCGGAGTAATGAGGAGGACATCGCCGGATTCCTAAAG GTTGACAACCGTGTTTGTGTTGCTCTCTCACGGGCGAAGAAGGGCTTCTACGCCATAGGCAACCTGACAATGCTGGCAAAGGCGAGCAAACTATGGGACAAG ATAATCCAAGAACTTCGAGAGCAAGGCAGTGTGGGCACCGATCTACAGTTGAGCTGTCAAAATCACCCGGAGAGCAAGATTCTCGCGTCAACCAATGGAGACTTCAGGAAGGCGCCAAACGGAGGGTGTATGCGGCCGTGTGCTTTCAG GTTACAATGTGGCCACGTTTGTGGAATGCGCTGTCACCCAACTGACCCGGAACATGAAGAGTACATGTGCCTAAAACCCTGTGTCAAACTCCTTTGTGATCTCGGACATAAATGTCACAAGGACTGCTATGAGAATTGTGGTGAGTGTGAAGTTTTGGTCGAAAAGACCATTCCCAGATGTCAACACAAGCAGATGATGCCATGTCATAAGGACCCCAGTGCATTTCAGTGTCAGGAACGTTGTGACAAAGCCCTTTGTGACCTCGGACACAAATGCCAGAGACTCTGTGGACAGTTTTGTGGTGATTGTGAAGTTTTGGTCGAAAAGACCATTCCCAGATGTCAACACAAGCAGATGATGCCATGTCATAAGGACCCCAGTGCATTTCAGTGTCAGGAACGTTGTGACAAAGCCCTTTGTGACCTCGGACACAAATGCCAGAGACTCTGCGGACAGTTTTGTGGTGATTGTGAAGTATTGGTCGAAAAGACTATCCCCAGATGTCAACACAAGCAGATGATGTCGTGCTATAAGGACCCCAGCACATGTCAGTGTCAGGAACCTTGTGATAAAGTCCTTTGTTTTCTCGGACACAAATGCCAGAGGCTCTGCGGCCAGTTTTGTGGTGATTGTGAAGTATTGGTCGAAAAGACCATTCCTAGATGTCAACACAAGCAGATGATGCCATGCCATGAGGCACCCCGCTCATTTTGGTGCCAACAACCTTGCATTAAAGTCCTCTGTGCCCTTGGGCACAAATGCCAGAGGCTCTGCTACCAGATTTGTGGTAATTGTGAAGTATTGGTAGAAAAGACCTTTCCCAGATGTCAACACAAGCGGATGATGCCATGCTTTAAGAGCCCCAGCGCATTTCAGTGTCGGGAACCGTGTGTCAAAATCCTTTGTAACCTTGGACACAAATGCCAGAGGCTCTGCTACCAGGATTGTGGTGAATGTCAAGTATTGGTCGAAAAGACCGTTCCCAGATGTCGACACAAGCAGATGATGCCATGCTATGCGGCACCCAGCTCATTCCAGTGTCAGATGCCTTGCGAGAAAGTGCTTCCTTGTAGACACACTTGCAAAAACAAGTGTGGCCAGGTGTGTACTTGCACAGAGATTTTAACATATCATCTGACTTGTGGCCATGCCATTCAGGTGGTCTGCAAAGCCACAGAAGAAGACCTGGTCTGCAACGCTCCATGCGGTCAGCTGCTAAAATGTGGCCACCCTTGTGCTGGTACATGTGACAGCTGCCAGGAAGGGATGCTACACGAGCCTTGCAGGCATCCATGTAATCGCGTGCTTGTGTGCTCCCACCGATGCTCGGCACTATGCGCAGAGAATTGTCCTCCGTGCAACAAGCGTTGCGAAAATCGCTGCGTCCACACCCCCTGCCGAAAACAATGTGGTGAGCCGTGTGTACCATGCCAAAATCCTTGCGAATGGAGATGCAGACATCACCAATGTACCAAGCCCTGTGGAGAACCTTGTGATCGTCCTCGATGCGACCAACCCTGCCCAAAAATACGTCGCTGCAGAGCGTGTCAGAAATGTCACCGATGCATAGGTATGTGTGGGGAACCATGTCCGGACAAGTGCCGCGTTTGTGACCGTGAAGAGGTGACAAGGATTCTCTTCGGCACCGAGGATGAGCCCGACGCCCAGTTCGTACTGCTGGAGGACTGCGGTCACATACTGGAGGTTAGAGGGATGGACGAGTGGATGGACAGGGCCGACGAAAACGTACAACTCAAAACCTGCCCGGAATGCAAGACGCCAATACAACACAACGTGCGCTACGGGAACAGCATCAAGAGGACACGTGCACTGACAATGGTTGAGGAGAAGACGCAAAGGTGCGACGAAGACGTTCAAAATGCTCAGAGGGATCTAGAAGCCGCTGCCCAAAGGCTGAAGAGAGAGTTTGAAGTCGATGCTGACCTGGATTCGTACTTCACTGAGACATCGGCGCGTATCTCTCAGCAAATGACAAGCCGTTGTAAGCTGTCAACGGAGATAGTGACAATGTACGAAAACAAGTTTCTTTTCCTAAAGAGACTAGCCAAAATCAAGAAAGGGACTGGCCGAGAACTGTCTGTTTCTGGAAACGAGAGCCATATTAGAGAACTGCAGAGGGAGATCGCAAATATGGAAAAGTGGCTGCTTCATCCAACGTCACACGTGGCTGAACAGGTAAGTCCAGTTTTATATGCGCTGCATTCAGCTAAGATGAacatgttgttatctccatga